One Citrobacter amalonaticus genomic window carries:
- a CDS encoding HlyD family efflux transporter periplasmic adaptor subunit has product MKTSQPDATHDALDDSREREFSGASRIIWLTGILCLILAVWAWFGILDEVSTGTGKVIPSSREQVLQSLDGGILAELMVHEGDQVQAGQVLARMDPTRSESNVGESAARYRASLASSQRLTAEVSDKPLVFSDELNAWPDLLASETRLYTSRRAQLADAQSELKEALALVNKELAITERLAKSGAASHVEVLRLQRQKSDIGLKLTDLRSQYYVQAREALSKANAEVAMLSAIIKGREDSVTRLTVRSPVRGIVKNIQVTTIGGVIPPNGEMMEIVPVDDHLLIETRLSPRDIAFIHPGQRALVKITAYDYAIYGGLEGVVETISPDTIQDKVKPEIFYYRVFIRTHQDYLQNKLGRRFSIVPGMIATVDIKTGEKTIVDYLIKPFNRAREALRER; this is encoded by the coding sequence ATGAAAACCAGTCAGCCTGATGCAACCCACGACGCGCTCGACGACAGCCGCGAGCGAGAATTCTCAGGTGCCAGCCGCATCATCTGGCTCACCGGGATCTTGTGCCTGATCCTCGCGGTGTGGGCGTGGTTCGGCATTCTTGATGAGGTCTCGACGGGCACTGGCAAGGTGATCCCCAGCTCGCGCGAGCAGGTATTGCAGTCACTCGACGGGGGGATCCTCGCCGAACTGATGGTGCATGAGGGTGATCAGGTCCAGGCAGGACAGGTACTGGCGCGAATGGACCCTACGCGCTCGGAGTCTAACGTCGGCGAAAGCGCCGCCCGCTATCGCGCCTCGTTGGCCTCCAGTCAGCGCCTGACGGCGGAGGTCAGCGACAAGCCGCTGGTCTTCTCTGACGAACTGAACGCCTGGCCGGATCTGCTTGCCTCGGAAACGCGGCTTTATACCAGTCGCCGCGCGCAACTCGCCGACGCGCAGTCTGAGCTCAAAGAGGCGCTGGCGCTGGTGAATAAAGAGCTGGCGATCACCGAGCGGCTGGCAAAAAGCGGCGCCGCCAGCCACGTCGAAGTGCTGCGCTTACAGCGGCAAAAAAGCGATATCGGCCTGAAGCTCACGGACTTGCGCTCGCAATATTACGTCCAGGCGCGCGAGGCGCTGTCCAAAGCCAACGCCGAAGTGGCAATGCTCTCCGCCATCATTAAAGGACGCGAAGATTCGGTGACCCGCCTGACCGTTCGCTCACCGGTTCGCGGTATTGTGAAGAACATTCAGGTCACGACTATCGGCGGCGTGATCCCGCCAAACGGCGAGATGATGGAGATCGTACCGGTTGACGACCATCTGCTGATTGAGACGCGCCTGTCTCCGCGCGATATCGCCTTTATCCATCCCGGTCAGCGCGCGCTGGTCAAAATCACCGCCTACGATTACGCCATCTACGGCGGGCTGGAAGGCGTTGTCGAAACCATCTCGCCGGATACCATTCAGGACAAAGTGAAGCCAGAAATCTTCTACTACCGCGTCTTCATCCGTACCCATCAGGACTATCTGCAAAACAAGCTGGGACGCCGTTTTTCCATCGTACCGGGCATGATTGCAACAGTGGATATAAAAACAGGCGAAAAAACCATCGTCGACTATTTAATCAAACCGTTCAACCGGGCGCGTGAAGCGCTGCGCGAGCGGTAA
- the mzaE gene encoding MZA anti-phage system associated AIPR family protein MzaE, whose translation MELIDFLRQTQNEIRKEYQDQMAQPGVESPFPELIFTDIVMRHMADIGMTFDDAETCHFMAKVSGHNVRLSGYAFSEDGDQLDLFVSIYHGSDELCHVPDAETKAIAGHCIQFLQKCVDGKLSSTLDQSNDAWQLVTTIEQSYTELEQIRIYVLTDGQVKTRWYQSRDVAGKTIKLEVMDIVRLFNHWQEGKPRDELQVNFDEVAGGALPCVWIPDEMGEYDYALTVVPGETLRFIYEKYGNRILEANVRSFLSQTGKVNKGIRDTLREQPERFMAYNNGIVIVADQVRLGEAPGGGPGIAWMQGMQIVNGGQTTASMFFTKKKFPATNLRNVRVPAKVIVLKQTNNAQEEMLIADISRFSNSQNKVNISDLSANRPVHVQLEKMANTVYCPDGYSRWFYERANGSYKVMLEREGKTPSGIKRLKDAIPASRRITKTDFAKYHCAWLQRPDLVSLGGQKNFAALMTMIDKDTERYGDELNIESFKNYIAQAIIYKKAYKLINSLFPAFKANIAAYTVAAYSHLYGNQTDLAEIWNQQGIEETMGNRLVSLAHRVNSLLTESANGRMISEWAKKPECWEYVRSKIYFSAQAKTDDLSHD comes from the coding sequence ATGGAACTTATTGATTTTTTACGTCAAACGCAGAATGAGATTCGCAAGGAATATCAGGATCAAATGGCTCAGCCTGGGGTTGAGTCGCCTTTTCCGGAACTGATTTTTACCGATATTGTTATGCGTCATATGGCCGATATCGGCATGACATTCGATGATGCCGAGACGTGTCACTTTATGGCGAAAGTCAGTGGACACAATGTGCGTCTCAGCGGTTATGCCTTCTCAGAAGATGGCGATCAACTTGACCTTTTTGTCAGCATTTATCACGGTAGCGACGAGCTTTGTCACGTCCCGGATGCTGAGACAAAAGCGATTGCCGGTCACTGCATTCAATTTTTGCAGAAGTGCGTTGACGGTAAATTATCATCCACGCTCGATCAGTCCAATGATGCCTGGCAACTGGTGACGACCATCGAACAGTCCTATACGGAACTGGAGCAAATCAGAATTTATGTTCTGACCGATGGTCAGGTGAAAACCCGCTGGTATCAGTCCCGCGACGTGGCCGGTAAAACCATTAAATTAGAGGTTATGGACATTGTCCGCCTGTTTAACCACTGGCAGGAAGGTAAGCCACGCGACGAACTGCAGGTTAATTTTGATGAGGTGGCGGGGGGCGCACTCCCCTGTGTCTGGATTCCGGATGAAATGGGGGAATATGATTATGCGCTGACGGTGGTTCCGGGCGAGACGCTGCGATTTATCTATGAAAAATATGGCAACCGGATTCTGGAAGCGAACGTGCGCTCATTTCTGAGCCAGACGGGGAAAGTCAACAAAGGGATTCGCGACACTTTACGCGAGCAGCCTGAGCGTTTTATGGCTTATAACAACGGCATTGTGATTGTTGCCGATCAGGTCAGGCTTGGCGAAGCGCCGGGAGGTGGTCCTGGTATTGCGTGGATGCAAGGGATGCAGATTGTCAACGGTGGGCAGACGACGGCTTCCATGTTTTTCACCAAAAAGAAATTCCCGGCAACCAATCTGCGTAACGTGCGTGTACCCGCAAAAGTCATTGTGCTGAAACAGACGAATAATGCACAAGAAGAGATGCTAATTGCGGATATTTCGCGCTTCTCGAATAGCCAGAATAAAGTCAATATTTCCGATCTGTCAGCCAATCGACCGGTACATGTACAGCTGGAAAAAATGGCAAACACGGTGTATTGCCCGGACGGATACAGCCGTTGGTTTTACGAGCGAGCGAACGGCAGTTATAAGGTTATGCTGGAACGGGAAGGTAAAACACCCTCTGGAATCAAACGGTTAAAAGACGCGATTCCTGCCTCTCGCCGGATAACGAAAACGGATTTCGCAAAATATCACTGTGCCTGGCTCCAGCGTCCGGATTTAGTCAGCCTCGGCGGACAGAAGAACTTTGCCGCATTAATGACGATGATCGACAAGGATACTGAGCGTTATGGGGATGAACTGAACATTGAGAGTTTTAAAAATTACATCGCGCAGGCCATTATTTATAAGAAAGCCTATAAATTGATTAATTCACTTTTCCCCGCATTTAAGGCGAATATTGCCGCCTATACCGTGGCCGCCTATTCACATCTTTATGGCAACCAAACGGATCTGGCAGAGATCTGGAATCAACAGGGCATTGAGGAAACGATGGGCAACCGCCTTGTCAGCTTAGCCCATCGGGTGAATAGTCTTCTGACCGAATCCGCGAATGGCAGGATGATTTCAGAGTGGGCGAAGAAGCCTGAATGCTGGGAGTATGTGCGCAGTAAAATCTATTTCTCCGCGCAGGCAAAAACGGATGACCTTTCGCATGATTAA